The following is a genomic window from Marinobacter sp. NP-4(2019).
AGCGCTGTGACGGCAGACTGAGCATTTTTTCCGGTGGCAGGGTCCGGAACTCCCCACTCATGCTCAGGTCATCCTGAACGATAGTGCTGATCTTGTCCCCGGCCGGAATTCCGCCATTTTCTGCAAACGGAACGATGGCCACTGGAATCGCTGAATCCGCGCCTTCGGTGATGCGAATCGTCAGCTCCGCCGAGGCAGATGCGGTGCCGAGTGCCCAGATCAGAAGCGAGCAAACCAGGGCAAGCACTTTGTGGGTATGGGTATTGTTTGTCCGATGTGTCATCAGCTTTTCCATCTATCCTTATTTCAACCGCCGTGGATTGAATTCGATCGTGAACTGGCGGAAATAACGCTCAAACGTATCGCGGTCATCCGGAATCGGATAACGACTGAGAGATCTCACCGCACTCAGGGCCGAATTGTCGAACGCCGTATTACCACTGCTGCTGACCAGCTTTACTGACTGGAGTTCACCTGTCGGCAACAGCGTGATCTGTAACCTTGCGGTCATCTCCTCTGTAGCCGACGATGGTGGATACCAGGCCTGGCTTAACCGCTCACGAATCAACGCCTGATATTTCTCGCTCTCAGACATCATGCGAGCATCCCTGGCTTTCGCCGCAGCAGCCTCCTGCTGACGCCGCGCCTCGGCCTCGCGCTCCCGACGGGCTTCTTCCGCCAGCGCCTCCAGCTGTTGCTCCCTCAGGCGGCGCTCGGCTTCTTTGCGTTTCTGCTCCGCCTCACGCCGGGCCTGCTCTTCACGTTTCTGTTTCTCGGCTTCTTCACGTTTGCGTCGTTCTTCCTCAGCTTTACGGCGCTCTTCTTCCGCCCGCCGCTTTGCCTCTTCCTGACGACGCTTTTCCTCTTCCGCCTGTCGCCGTTCGCGTTCTTTCGCTTCGGCCTCAGCTTTTTGTCTGGCGGCCTCTTCCTCACGGGCTTTTTGCTCGGCACGTTCACGGGCTGCGGCCTCTTCCTGGCGCTTGCGTTCCTTTTCCTGCTCAATACGCTGCGCCTCCGCCCGAGCCTTTTCTTCCTCGGCAGCCTTGCGCTCAGCCTCTTGACGCCGCTTCTGTTCTTCCTGCTCCTTCCTGCGCTCCTCATCCCGGTCCGGCTCATCCACCTCTTCCACGACCGGGCTGGGTTCGGGCTCCTGCTGTGTCACCAGGCGGGCTGCAATGCTGCGGGGTTCCGGTTCGCTCTCTGGTGACGTCCAGGACCAGCCGGCCAGCGCTACCACTACAATCAGACCATGCAGCAGCAGTGACAAGGCAACGGGCGACTTCCACGGTTGTTGCCCGACATTGGTTACATCGCGTTCCTGACCTGTCACAAAAACCCGCCCGCTCTATGCTCAGTTTTCAGTGGATGGCGCTTCGGTAATCAGCCCCACACTGGTAGCGCCGGCTCCCTGCAATTCCGCCATCAGGCGGACCACAGTGCCGTATTCGACATGCTCGTCTCCGCGCACCAGAATTTCCCGGGCACTGCGTTCTGACAGTATCTTGGCGACCTGTGTCCGAACCTCGCCCAGAGACATCGGATCACTGCCCTCATCACCGATTTCCAGGAAATAGGCGCCATTCGAATCCACGGAAACAATGATCGATTCCACATCCTTGGCGGACTGAATCGGATCCGAGGTCGTTTCCGGCAAATCCACCTTGACTCCCTGGGTCAGCATCGGTGCGGTCACCATAAAGATCACCAACAACACCAACATGACGTCGATGTACGGCACCACATTGATTTCGGACATTGGCTTCCGGCGGTGTGCCGGCATCATCCCCATGCCTTTCATGCCTGCATGCTCCTGACTGGCTTACACTGGCTCATCGAATCACGCTGCCGACGACCGCTCGGTGCTATGTACACGACGGTGGAGAATACTCGAGAACTCATCCGCAAAGGTCTCATAGTTCTTCAACAGTGCATCGGACATGGATGAAAACCGGTTATAGGCAATAACCGCCGGAATCGCAGCAAACAACCCCATGGCAGTGGCTATCAATGCCTCTGAAATACCAGGGGCCACCGTAGCCAGGGTGGCCTGCTGAACCTGCGCCAGTCCACGGAACGAGTTCATGATGCCCCAGACGGTACCGAACAGACCAATGTAAGGACTGGTCGACCCAACAGAGGCAAGGAAGGGTAATGACGCTTCCAATCTCTCCTGTTCGCGGGAAAAGGCAACACGCATGGCACGCTGGGTACCTTCCATAACGGCATCGGCATCACGGCTCTGCTGGCGCAGACGGGAGAATTCCTTGAAACCGGAACGGAACAGGGACTCCATCCCGGAGAACGGCGTAGGGTCAGTATTGACCTCCCGATACAGCTGCCCCAGGTCCATGCCCGACCAGAAACGTTCTTCAAACTCAAGCTGGGCCTGCCGTGCCTTACGGAAAACCTGATAGCGCTGGAAAATAAGCGCCCAGGACACCACGGAAGCCAGAGCCAGCAACAGCATGACCAGTTGAACCAGCACCCCCGCGTTGGCGATGAGATACCAAACAGAAACTTCTGACTCCACCTTCTACTCCTGGCTTGTTCCGGTTAACAGTTGGTTTTCGTGAACGTTTTCCAACAGTTCACGCATGTTGTCCGGCAACCGTCTTGGCCGCCCGCTATCCAGTGCCACGCAGGCCACCCGCACATCGGCGGAGGCAAGCAGGGTTTCATCTGCTGCCCTTAGCACCCGCTGCCGGAAATCCATCCAGACCCGGCCAAAACCGATGGGCTCCGCCGTCACCAGCAACTGATCGTCAAGCTTTGCCGGCACCGCGTAATGGATATTCAGCCGCTGGACCACATAGCTGATGTTATCCGACAGCCCCGCCCGCAGACCGACGCCACAGGTCCGTACCCATTCGGTACGGGCACGCTCCATATAGTGTAGGTATTTGGCATGGAATACGATGCCTCCGGCATCGGTATCCTCGATATAGACCCTGACCGGCAGGCGGAACTGTGCAACCTCATGCGCTTCACTCAAAGAGATCCTCCTTTCCCGACCGGGCTGGTGCGACACCAAAATGCTGGTAGGCGCTGGAGGTCACCATGCGCCCTCTTGGCGTACGCACCATGAACCCCTGCTGGATCAGGAATGGCTCCAGAACGTCCTCGATGGTGCCTCGTTCCTCGCTGATCGCGGCTGCCAGACTCTCCACTCCGACGGGACCACCATCGAACTTTTCGATCATGGCCAGCAACAGGCGGCGGTCCATGTGATCAAACCCCTGATCATCCACCTTCAGCATGTTCAGTGCCTGGTCTGCAATGGTATCGCTGATTCGACCGTCCGCCTTGACCTCCGCATAGTCGCGAACCCGACGTAACAGTCGGTTGGCAATCCGGGGCGTGCCCCGCGAACGTCGAGCAATCTCATAGGCACCGCCTTCATCAATACTCACCGACGACAGGCGGGCAGAACGCAAAATGATGCTGGTCAGGTCCCGGGTGTTGTAAAACTCCAGGCGCTGAACAATTCCGAAACGATCCCGCAATGGCGATGTCAACAAGCCAGCCCTGGTGGTGGCTCCCACCAGGGTGAAGGGGGGCAAATCCAGTTTGATGGATCGCGCAGCAGGCCCCTCACCGATCATGATATCCAGCTGATAATCTTCCATCGCCGGGTAGAGCACTTCCTCCACCGCCGCGCTGAGTCGATGAATCTCATCAATGAAAAGGACGTCGCCCTCTTCCAGGTTTGTCAGCATGGCCGCCAGATCCCCGGCCTTTTCCAACACGGGCCCCGACGTGGTCTTGATGGAAACGCCCATCTCGTTGGCAATAATATTCGCCAGTGTTGTCTTACCCAGACCTGGAGGCCCGAATATCAGGACATGGTCCAGTGCTTCCTCGCGGGCACGGGCAGCTGATACAAAGATATCCATCTGCTCCCGCACCGCCGGCTGCCCGACATACTCGGCCAGCAACGTCGGTCGGATCGCTCGGTCCTGTACTTCTTCGTACTGCCCGGCCTGGGCAGAAATCAGACGATCAGATTCAATCATGGCGTTACCAGAACAGAGGGACGACACTTCATGCCTGCGCATCAAGGTGTCCCAATTGTACAAACGACTCGGTGGCTGTCACGTTACGCTCTATACAGATTAGGCGCCAGACAGCTCGCGAATTACGGCAGCTTCATCCTGCCGGGATCATATTGCGCAGGGCCAGGCGAATCAGCTCTTCACTCGCCATGCCTTTCTCCCCTACCTTATTGATGGCCTTTGCCGCCTCCTGTGGCTTGTAACCAAGGGCAATCAGCGCGGCTTCGGCTTCATCCCTGGGATCGTGAGCAGCCATTGGCGACTCATCGATAGCCGCGCCATCGCCTGTCGTCCCGGACGACATAGGCGTGAATTGCCCTTCAAGTTGCCCTATCCGATCCGTCATTTCAATAAGGAGCCGTTCAGCGGTTTTCTTACCGACCCCGGGCAGTTTTACCAGCGCGTTGGCATCCCTTGCTTCCACGCAACGGATAAACTGCTGCGCATCCAGCCCCGAGAGGATACCCACCGCCAACCTCGGCCCCACGCCATTGACCTTGATCAGCAAGCGGAACAGATCGCGATCCAGGCGGGAGGCAAAACCGAACAGGCTCTGGGCGTCTTCACGAACCGCGAAATGGGTATGGAGGGTTACTTCCGTGCCCGCGTCCGGGAGATGGAAAAAGGTGGTGTAGGGAATATCGACTTCATACCCCAGGCCAGAGCACTCGACCAGTGCCTGACCGGGAGACTTTTCTATCAGCGTGCCTCGAATTCGGCCTATCAACGAGAGTCTCCTCAGGCGCCAACGCGCCGGTTATTGTTGTCTTACCCGCCCACTTCGCACCTTGCCACCGGCCGATAGCCGCGTCACGCTCTGGTTCATGTGGGCATGGCACAGGGCAATCGCAAGGGCATCGGCGGCATCCGCCTGAGGGGTTCGGGAAAGGGATAAAAGCACCTGGACCATGTGCTGAACCTGGGACTTGTCAGCGCCGCCCTTGCCCACCACAGCCTGCTTGACCTGACGAGCCGAATATTCATGAACCGGCAGCCCGCTATTGGCAGCACTGACAATGGCTGCACCCCGGGCCTGTCCCAGTTTGAGCGCAGAATCCGGGTTGCGGGCCATAAACACCTGCTCGATGGCGAATTCTTCCGGGCGATATTCCCCGATCAACGTGGCAAGACTGTGAAAGATGGTCTGCAAACGCTCCGCCATGGGTTTCTCACCCACGCGGATACAACCACTGTCGATGTATTCGATGTGGCGCCCCTGCGCCCGGATAATACCGTATCCGGTAATGCGGGACCCCGGATCTACACCCAGAATAATGGCCACATCAAAATCCTTGTCAGGCTAAAGGGAATCCATCACCTCGTCGGGGATATCGGCGTTGGAATAGACATTCTGGACATCGTCCAGATCTTCCAGCATGTCGATCAGCTTGAGGATGGTTTCAGCGCCGTCGCGATCCAGTTCGACGCGAGTGGAAGGCACCATGGTCACTTCCGCATTGTCCGGCTTGAGTCCGGACTCCACAAGCGACTGTTTGACATCCAGAAACTGCTCGGGCGTGGTGACGATTTCGTAGGAACCATCCTCCTGCTCAGCAAGATCGTCCGCACCGGCGACCAGAGCCGCCTCCATCAGCTTGTCCTCTTCCACTTCGGGACTATAGCTGATAATGCCCTGCTTGCTGAACAGGTACGCCACAGAACCGTCAGTCCCGAGGTTGCCGCCCATCTTGTTGAAAGCATGCCGGATTTCAGCCACCGTGCGGTTACGGTTATCAGTCATGGCTTCTATGAAAATGGCGACACCACCGGGGCCATAGCCTTCGTAGGTCAGCTCTTCATAGTTACTGTCGTCACCACCCCCGGCACCGCGTTCCACTGCGCGCTCGATGGTGTCCTTCTTCATGTTGGCGGTGAGCGCCTTGTCGATCACCGCCCGCAAGCGGGGATTGTCGTCCGGGTTGCCGCCACCCTGACGGGCAGCGACGGTCAGCTCACGGATGATTTTGGTGAAGATCTTGCCCCGCTTGGCATCCTGAGCCGCCTTGCGATGCTTGATGTTGGCCCATTTACTATGACCAGCCATACTCTACTCCATCAATCTTCCGGGCTTCCCGGTCCGCAACCGGGGAGCCCAGCCAGGGTGTTGCTTACTCGTTATTACCTTCGGCCTTGTTGCCTTCAGCTGCTTTGGCAACCGGCTTCCGCAAGCGAATATGCAGTTCACGCAACTGCTTCTCGTCCACCTCACCCGGCGCCTGGGTCATCAGACAGGTAGCGCTCTGGGTTTTCGGGAAGGCGATCACATCACGGATGGACGAGGCGCCGGTCATCAGCATCACCAGACGGTCCAGACCAAAGGCCAGGCCACCATGGGGAGGACAGCCAAACTTCAGGGCGTCCAGCAGGAAGCCAAACTTGGCGCGGGCTTCTTCCTCGCCAATGCCCAGGATACGGAACACCGCTTCCTGCATTTCTTCGTTGTGGATACGAATGGAACCACCGCCCAGCTCGGTGCCGTTGAGTACCATGTCGTAGGCCCGTGACAGCGCCGTTGCCGGGTTTGCCGCCAGCTCTTCAGCCGAACAGGAAGGTGCAGTGAACGGGTGGTGAATCGCCGTCAGGCTGCCGTCCGGAGTTTCCTCGAACATGGGAAAATCCACGACCCACAGCGGTGCCCACTCGGAGGTCAGCATATCCAGATCGTGACCTACCTTGATTCGCAGCGCGCCAAGTGCTTCATTCACCACAGTGGCCTTGTCCGCACCAAAGAAAACGATATCACCGTCTTCCGCGCCAACACGCTCAATGATCGCCATGGCCACGTCATCACCAAGGAACTTGATGATCGGTGATTGCAGGCCCTCAACACCCTTGGCCAGCTCGTTGACCTTGATGTAGGCAAGACCCTTGGCGCCGTAAATGCCGACAAACTTGGTGTAATCGTCGATCTGTTTACGGGTCAGCTCACCACCCTTGGGCACACGCAGCGCGGCAACACGGCCTTTCGGATCCTTTGCCGGACCGGCAAAAACCTTGAAGTCCACACCTTCGACCAGATCACCCACGTCCAGCAACTCCAGCGGAATACGCAGGTCCGGCTTATCGCTACCATAGCGCTGCATCGCCTCTGCGTAGGGCATGCGCGGGAATTCCGGCAGCTCGACGCTCAGGACATCCTTGAACAGGGAGCGAATCATGTCCTCGTTGACGGACATCATGGTTTCCTCGTCAACAAAGGACGCTTCTACATCCACCTGGGTAAACTCTGGCTGACGATCGGCGCGCAAGTCTTCATCGCGGAAACACTTGGCAATCTGGTAATAACGGTCAACGCCGGACACCATCAGCAGCTGTTTGAACAACTGAGGAGACTGTGGCAAGGCAAAGAATGAACCTTCATGAGTGCGGCTTGGCACCAGGTAATCCCGGGCACCTTCCGGCGTCGCGCGGGTCAGGATCGGTGTTTCCACGTCCATAAACCCGTTGCCATCGAGGTAGTTACGGATATAACTGGTCACCCGGGAACGGAAGCGCAGTCGGTTCAGCATTTCCGGACGACGAAGGTCGACATAGCGGTACTTGAGGCGGACATCCTCACCAACGTCAACATGTTCATCCAGCGGGAATGGCGGCGTGGCAGCGGCGTTCAGGATACTCAGTTCCTTGCCCAGCAACTCAACCTGACCTGTCGGCATGTTGTTGTTCTCGGTGCCGGCCGGACGGCGGCGAACTCGGCCGGTGACCTTGATAACAAACTCACTGCGTACTTTTTCCGCCAGGGCAAAGCTCTCGGGGGTATCCGGATCGACCACGACCTGGGATATGCCGTCCCGGTCCCGCAGGTCGAGGAAAATCACCCCACCATGGTCACGGCGACGGTGAACCCAACCGCAGAGTGTTACTTCCTGATCAATGTGAGATTCGTTTATACCACCGCAATAATGACTGCGCATACCGGTTCCCGTTGTTTCAAATGTGTGCATAAATGTGTGCGAAATATGGATTCGGCGGACACTACTGGAAAAGCCGCCCATTATAAACACAATGAGCGTGAAAATCAGGCTCCAATCACGGTGGGTGACGCCTCCTGCACAGACCGATAGAATGTAGCGCCCTATTCAGCAATCGGAGCCGTTGCATTGTCGTCCCGAGCCGAACAAAAACTCAAAACACGCCGCGCCCTGATGGATGCTGCCCTCGCTCAGCTCAGCGCCGATCGTGGCTTTGGCAGTCTGAGCCTCAGGGAAGTTGCCCGGGAAGCCGGCATTGCCCCGACATCGTTCTATCGCCATTTTGCTGAACTGGACGAACTGGGCCTGGCACTGGTGGATGAAGGCGGTGTAGCCCTGCGCCAGCTCATGCGCCACGCACGCAAGCGGATCGCAAGGGATGGCAGCGCCATCAGCACCTCCGTCGAAACCTTTATGGAGTATCTCGGCAACAACGCCAACCTGTTTCGGCTGATGTTGCGGGAACGTACGGGGGTCTCCAAACCCTTCCGTACCGCCATCAAGGCGGAAATAGATCATTTCGTTACGGAACTGGCGGATGACCTGCGGCGTTTTGCGGACGAACAGAGCAAACCACTGTCCGATGCGCGACTGGTCGCGGAAGCCATGGTTACCCTGGTGTTCAATCAGGGCGCGGAAGCCCTGGATGCAACACCAAAAGAGAAGGAAAACCTGAAGGTTAAACTGAAAACGGAATTGCGGATGATTCTATTGGGCTCTCAAAGTCTCGCCAGTCACACAAGAAAGCCCTGAACCCGAATTTCAGGTATTTTTTTCAATTTATCGGAATTTACTGGAACCCTAATGACTCAACACTCGTCTGCTAATTGGGATAGAGCCTATCCTATTGTTGAGTCGTTGCCTCTATGAGGTGACTTGAGCCCGCCACTTGGCGGGCTTTTTTATGACGCGTCCCTAGGAGGCGTACTTCATCCGTCCGCCAATTTCATATCCTTCCGGAATCCTGTAAACAGATGACGCCATACGTGCGGCGTCCGCGTGATGGCGCTCCAGATAGTTTTCCACCTCTATGGCACGATGGCGAAAAGCACCATCCAACTCCTGGCTCAGGGAATAATCCAGCCGGATACCCACTCGTACACCGTCACCAATATCATTGACGTATCGTACATTACCGGGCACAAAGCTGATGACAGGCTCATCCCTCGGGTTTCTCACTTCGAGCTTACGTACAAGGGACAAACGCACATTTTCGTCCGGCTTGACCTGATCACCGGACAGGATCAGGGCCACACCGTCGCGATCAAAATCCAGCACAACGCACTCTTCTATGAGTTCCAAAGATTCTTCCGTGTAAACCCTGGCGGACAGTAATCCGAGTGCCAGATATCGATAATTGACGACATCCGTATCGTGGGAGGCCTGCGGCAAACTCACCTGAGCGCTGGAGGTATTTTCCATAGTTCCACTCTCTTTTACTTGGTTTTTTTGGGATCTACGTCACGTTTCCATGGTTACACGCTGGTATAGCATCCCAAGTTCCTGAATGTACCGGTGGATACATACGAAAGAGACCTTTTTGGCCCAAGAAGAAAGAGATAGATGGCAAAGTGGGCCACCCGGAAGAGTTAGTGGCAGCTGTCAGGAGGCGGTTGCCTCCTGACAATCAGGCAAGAGATGAAATGACGGGATTCAGCTGTTCGCGGACTGATGCCAGTTCAGATTCGTCATAAGGTACCGGGGGTTGCGTACCCCATACCGGAGCAGGCCAGGCGGGGTCACCCCGAAAGCGGACAATATGATGCAAATGCAACTGCGGCACCATGTTCCCCAGCGCGGCAACATTCATTTTGTCGCCATCGAACCGGGCCATCATGTCTTTACTCAAGGCAGAAGACTCAACCAGCAGTCGTTGTTGATCCGCTGGTTCAAGCTCATAGATTTCCCGGATACCTGGTCGCACCGGAACCAGGATGACCCAGGGCCAGGTACGGTCATTCATCAACCGAACCTCGCACAATCGAGTCCGGCCCAGGCTGATCGTATCAGCGGCAAGGCGCTCATGGAGCTGAAAATCGCTGGCTGAAGACATATCAATCGAACTGGAACTGGTTACGGCCACGACCGATAGCATAGTAGATGAGCCCATTGCGGCTCAACATCTCCGGCTCGTAAAGGTTACGGCCATCGAACACCACCGGTTCCTTCAGAGTGGTGGCAATGGCGGCAAAATCCGGGGAACGGAACTCCTTCCACTCCGTGCAGATGGCGAGAACATCGGCACCTTTCAGCGCCTGCTCCTTGGTTCCACACAGAGTGAGACCGGATTGGTCGCCATAGAGCCGCTGAGTCTCCTCCATGGCCTCCGGATCGAAAGCCTGCACGCTGGCACCCGCTTTCCAGAGGTCCTCCATCAGTGTGCGAGCCGATGCCTCTCGCATGTCATCGGTATTGGGTTTGAATGCCAACCCCCAAAGGGCCACCACTTTGCCTTTGAGATCGCCATTGAAATAGTGACTGATCTTGTCGAACAGAACATGCTTCTGGGCGTAATTCACCGATTCAACAGCATTAAGCAGGCGAGCTTCGTAGTCACAATCGCGGGCCGTCCGCGCCAGGGCCTGAACATCTTTCGGGAAACAGGAGCCACCGTAACCACAGCCCGGATAGATAAAGTGATAGCCAATACGGGGATCGGAGCCAATACCCCGACGCACTGCCTCAATATCCGCCCCAAGACGTTCGGCCAAGTTGGCAATTTCGTTCATGAAACTGATCTTGGTGGCGAGCATGGAGTTGGCCGCATACTTGGTCAGCTCGGCTGAGCGGATATCCATAAAGATCATACGGTCGTGACTGCGATTGAACGGATAATAGACTTCCCGCAGCATGTCCGCCGCCTTATCGCTGTCGGTGCCAACGACAATACGGTCGGGCTTCATAAAATCATTGATCGCCGCTCCTTCTTTCAGGAACTCCGGGTTGGACACCACATCAAATTCCAACTCCAGGCCACGGCGGTCCAGTTCGGCACGTACAGCGGCCTTGACCTTGTCACCGGTGCCCACGGGGACGGTGGACTTGTCAACGACCACCTTGTAGTCGTCCATGTGCTCACCAATAGACCGGGCAACCGCCGTTACGTATTGAAGGTCTGCCGAGCCATCCTCATCCGGTGGCGTTCCCACCGCAATAAACTGCAGAATACCGTGCCGGACAGCCTTCGCGGCATCGGTGGTGAAAGACAGACGTCCTGCCTCCACTGTGTGTTTGACGATGCTTTCCAGGCCCGGCTCATAGATGGGAATCTGGCCGTTCTCCAGCTTTTCGATCTTGCCGCGATCAACATCCATGCACAGCACTTCGTGCCCTACATCGGCCAGACAGGCGCCTGTCACCAGACCGACGTAACCGGTACCAAAAATGGTAATCTTCATTCAATCAATCCCGATAGTTGCAATGTTTCAGAAAAAACTGTGTCAGGCGTTCTCACCTGCCTGGCGATCCTGCCAGATTTTCTCCCAGGCCAGCGCGGTACCTACGATGATTTCCAGGTCGTCGTAATCCGGTTGCCAGCCCAGTATCTGTTTGATTCGCTCGTTATCCGCCATCAGCGCGGCCGGATCCCCGGCCCGGCGCCCTGTTTCCTTCACAGGGAAGTCCACACCGGATTGCCGCTTGACCACATCAATGACTTCCCGCACGGTGAATCCGCGACCATAACCACAATTCAGTACCCGCGATTCGCCGCCATCTGCCATATAACCCAG
Proteins encoded in this region:
- the ybgC gene encoding tol-pal system-associated acyl-CoA thioesterase, coding for MSEAHEVAQFRLPVRVYIEDTDAGGIVFHAKYLHYMERARTEWVRTCGVGLRAGLSDNISYVVQRLNIHYAVPAKLDDQLLVTAEPIGFGRVWMDFRQRVLRAADETLLASADVRVACVALDSGRPRRLPDNMRELLENVHENQLLTGTSQE
- the aspS gene encoding aspartate--tRNA ligase, with protein sequence MRSHYCGGINESHIDQEVTLCGWVHRRRDHGGVIFLDLRDRDGISQVVVDPDTPESFALAEKVRSEFVIKVTGRVRRRPAGTENNNMPTGQVELLGKELSILNAAATPPFPLDEHVDVGEDVRLKYRYVDLRRPEMLNRLRFRSRVTSYIRNYLDGNGFMDVETPILTRATPEGARDYLVPSRTHEGSFFALPQSPQLFKQLLMVSGVDRYYQIAKCFRDEDLRADRQPEFTQVDVEASFVDEETMMSVNEDMIRSLFKDVLSVELPEFPRMPYAEAMQRYGSDKPDLRIPLELLDVGDLVEGVDFKVFAGPAKDPKGRVAALRVPKGGELTRKQIDDYTKFVGIYGAKGLAYIKVNELAKGVEGLQSPIIKFLGDDVAMAIIERVGAEDGDIVFFGADKATVVNEALGALRIKVGHDLDMLTSEWAPLWVVDFPMFEETPDGSLTAIHHPFTAPSCSAEELAANPATALSRAYDMVLNGTELGGGSIRIHNEEMQEAVFRILGIGEEEARAKFGFLLDALKFGCPPHGGLAFGLDRLVMLMTGASSIRDVIAFPKTQSATCLMTQAPGEVDEKQLRELHIRLRKPVAKAAEGNKAEGNNE
- the ruvB gene encoding Holliday junction branch migration DNA helicase RuvB — translated: MIESDRLISAQAGQYEEVQDRAIRPTLLAEYVGQPAVREQMDIFVSAARAREEALDHVLIFGPPGLGKTTLANIIANEMGVSIKTTSGPVLEKAGDLAAMLTNLEEGDVLFIDEIHRLSAAVEEVLYPAMEDYQLDIMIGEGPAARSIKLDLPPFTLVGATTRAGLLTSPLRDRFGIVQRLEFYNTRDLTSIILRSARLSSVSIDEGGAYEIARRSRGTPRIANRLLRRVRDYAEVKADGRISDTIADQALNMLKVDDQGFDHMDRRLLLAMIEKFDGGPVGVESLAAAISEERGTIEDVLEPFLIQQGFMVRTPRGRMVTSSAYQHFGVAPARSGKEDLFE
- the fabR gene encoding HTH-type transcriptional repressor FabR; the encoded protein is MSSRAEQKLKTRRALMDAALAQLSADRGFGSLSLREVAREAGIAPTSFYRHFAELDELGLALVDEGGVALRQLMRHARKRIARDGSAISTSVETFMEYLGNNANLFRLMLRERTGVSKPFRTAIKAEIDHFVTELADDLRRFADEQSKPLSDARLVAEAMVTLVFNQGAEALDATPKEKENLKVKLKTELRMILLGSQSLASHTRKP
- the tolQ gene encoding protein TolQ, which codes for MLLLALASVVSWALIFQRYQVFRKARQAQLEFEERFWSGMDLGQLYREVNTDPTPFSGMESLFRSGFKEFSRLRQQSRDADAVMEGTQRAMRVAFSREQERLEASLPFLASVGSTSPYIGLFGTVWGIMNSFRGLAQVQQATLATVAPGISEALIATAMGLFAAIPAVIAYNRFSSMSDALLKNYETFADEFSSILHRRVHSTERSSAA
- a CDS encoding HIT domain-containing protein, which produces MSSASDFQLHERLAADTISLGRTRLCEVRLMNDRTWPWVILVPVRPGIREIYELEPADQQRLLVESSALSKDMMARFDGDKMNVAALGNMVPQLHLHHIVRFRGDPAWPAPVWGTQPPVPYDESELASVREQLNPVISSLA
- the tolA gene encoding cell envelope integrity protein TolA, whose protein sequence is MTGQERDVTNVGQQPWKSPVALSLLLHGLIVVVALAGWSWTSPESEPEPRSIAARLVTQQEPEPSPVVEEVDEPDRDEERRKEQEEQKRRQEAERKAAEEEKARAEAQRIEQEKERKRQEEAAARERAEQKAREEEAARQKAEAEAKERERRQAEEEKRRQEEAKRRAEEERRKAEEERRKREEAEKQKREEQARREAEQKRKEAERRLREQQLEALAEEARREREAEARRQQEAAAAKARDARMMSESEKYQALIRERLSQAWYPPSSATEEMTARLQITLLPTGELQSVKLVSSSGNTAFDNSALSAVRSLSRYPIPDDRDTFERYFRQFTIEFNPRRLK
- the ruvC gene encoding crossover junction endodeoxyribonuclease RuvC, with the protein product MAIILGVDPGSRITGYGIIRAQGRHIEYIDSGCIRVGEKPMAERLQTIFHSLATLIGEYRPEEFAIEQVFMARNPDSALKLGQARGAAIVSAANSGLPVHEYSARQVKQAVVGKGGADKSQVQHMVQVLLSLSRTPQADAADALAIALCHAHMNQSVTRLSAGGKVRSGRVRQQ
- a CDS encoding YebC/PmpR family DNA-binding transcriptional regulator, with the translated sequence MAGHSKWANIKHRKAAQDAKRGKIFTKIIRELTVAARQGGGNPDDNPRLRAVIDKALTANMKKDTIERAVERGAGGGDDSNYEELTYEGYGPGGVAIFIEAMTDNRNRTVAEIRHAFNKMGGNLGTDGSVAYLFSKQGIISYSPEVEEDKLMEAALVAGADDLAEQEDGSYEIVTTPEQFLDVKQSLVESGLKPDNAEVTMVPSTRVELDRDGAETILKLIDMLEDLDDVQNVYSNADIPDEVMDSL
- the ruvA gene encoding Holliday junction branch migration protein RuvA, with the protein product MIGRIRGTLIEKSPGQALVECSGLGYEVDIPYTTFFHLPDAGTEVTLHTHFAVREDAQSLFGFASRLDRDLFRLLIKVNGVGPRLAVGILSGLDAQQFIRCVEARDANALVKLPGVGKKTAERLLIEMTDRIGQLEGQFTPMSSGTTGDGAAIDESPMAAHDPRDEAEAALIALGYKPQEAAKAINKVGEKGMASEELIRLALRNMIPAG
- a CDS encoding UDP-glucose dehydrogenase family protein, which encodes MKITIFGTGYVGLVTGACLADVGHEVLCMDVDRGKIEKLENGQIPIYEPGLESIVKHTVEAGRLSFTTDAAKAVRHGILQFIAVGTPPDEDGSADLQYVTAVARSIGEHMDDYKVVVDKSTVPVGTGDKVKAAVRAELDRRGLELEFDVVSNPEFLKEGAAINDFMKPDRIVVGTDSDKAADMLREVYYPFNRSHDRMIFMDIRSAELTKYAANSMLATKISFMNEIANLAERLGADIEAVRRGIGSDPRIGYHFIYPGCGYGGSCFPKDVQALARTARDCDYEARLLNAVESVNYAQKHVLFDKISHYFNGDLKGKVVALWGLAFKPNTDDMREASARTLMEDLWKAGASVQAFDPEAMEETQRLYGDQSGLTLCGTKEQALKGADVLAICTEWKEFRSPDFAAIATTLKEPVVFDGRNLYEPEMLSRNGLIYYAIGRGRNQFQFD
- the tolR gene encoding protein TolR produces the protein MKGMGMMPAHRRKPMSEINVVPYIDVMLVLLVIFMVTAPMLTQGVKVDLPETTSDPIQSAKDVESIIVSVDSNGAYFLEIGDEGSDPMSLGEVRTQVAKILSERSAREILVRGDEHVEYGTVVRLMAELQGAGATSVGLITEAPSTEN